TATGtcctccagatttttttttgtaacttgAAACTGCTAAATTAAGTTCAATGATAGCAATTCATTGAATATCcagatcatttccaaataagatactgaaatattaattactgaacataggtttccttttacagagaaactaaagatatttaggactattaataaaataaataattaatatcgtatactaacgcatatatgtggaacctagaaaaatggtacagatgaaccagtttgcagggcagaaatagagacacagatatagagaacaaatgtatggacaccaaggggggaaagcgggggcggggtggtgggggtggtggtgagatgaactgggagattgggattgacatgtatacactgatgtgtataaaatagataactaataagaacctgatgtataaacaaataaataaaataaaattcgaaataaataaataaatatgtttggtgTCACACTGAGACATTTTCTTTAAGGAATCACCTGTTTTTAGAAACTACAAATAGTATTCACAAGTTTACCTATCTACAAAGTGCTAATGGTACAAGTTCATAAATtgcttacttcttagttttcactagaaaCTAAGTTTTTTAAGGTTaagaattataataattaaaagatgTAATTAAAACTagtaaaaattaataaggaaaacatcTTTGTATGCAAGGAAAAAGAAGGTATAAAGAATGGAAATGCGTtttgttaagggaaaagaaagtaattttgtcCTAAAGCTGGTTAttcctaaatgggaaagaaaataagggACAAATTAATGTGGATATAGAAAGTTGTAGAAGattgtgaggggaaaaaaaatgaatctttagAAAGGCAGATCTATGTGTGGTCAGGAGTGATAAAGATTAGAATCAATTTAATTgagtaaattaattttattatgaaaggTAAAGTGGTACAAAACCTGAATTTGGCTTTCTCTCTATTAAGAAgacaaagttttcttaaaatattgatttGCTTTGGATAACTGACTGCAAAGTTTCTTTACCTTTAACCAGTAATCTGTTACAACTTTTGACAgttgcttttgaaatattttattgtcaCTGGTTAAGTAATTAAGTATTGTTCTACTGTGACATATGATCCTATGTGACCAAGTATTTTGaaacctttttgatatttttgaaaaacttcccaaatatcagATTCTAATCGAAGTTATTTTGACTTCTAGCTAACTCTAGGATGCTTCAGAGAGGATACCTGAAGCATCTGAGAAAGAGGAATATTAAACAAATTAGGCTTATTtgttatgttaaattacatgggaagcattaTCAAATGAGTGCTGAtaaactttcttattttatattgtatgggtaaatgttattaatatagatATACTGGAAATTATATGGAGCTCCTAAAAATCTGGTTATGTCTTagtaaaatgttaacagccataatgTTAGTAATTATCTTGAATTGTTGTATGTCACAGCAGTAATCAAGTTTCTTTGTCAATTGCACTGTAATCAGATCTTCAATCATGTCTTTTTAAGTCCTTTGTCATTTACAGATGGTCACTATTTCACTCCGATGCTCTTGCAaaaaatgcttcatcttcaagaGGAGTCatagaaaggatttttttctgaCAGGTGCAGGCTTCTGATAATTTTTAGACCATAgcactgaactgggtaagaaattaaagaattctaaAGGAAAACTTTGTGGCTTCATAAAACTGTTAACAGAAGATTAAGATCAAGAACCCTGCATGCTTGCATCAATTTTCCAATGATACATCCATTTGGCTGTGAAATTTGTTAACTcatatgttaattcatttaagtagatgcccaggtgattcttatgcctATTACAATTTGAGAAGCattcaatttaaatatttctgaatatgtcaaacattattattactcttggatggataaatgaatccAAAGCACCAGAAACTAATAGGAAACTCAACTAAAGGTGCATTCATGAGGCTCAATGCTAAAACACAGTGATGGATTTCACGTTCTGCCCTCTTAACTGAAGTAGTACTGAGTGGCACTTACAAAAAAGAGGGCTGACATCAACTTGAAATCTTGGCTTTAATTTCTTGGAGGTCAGAGTCCCTTCTTACAAAAGGGGGTAGCATAAACTATCCAGAGTCTTGTCACTCGTTTATACAGGGCTAGCCAACTGGGTTAGCTTGGAGGCCGTAGCCAAGCTTTTCCACCCCTACTCTGCATGTCGCCCTCAGCAGGTGTTTCCTGGCATCAAGGCCCCGTCCTAGCAGAGACTCTGGAAGTGTGGGTGGGGAGGTGCCTCCGTGGGGCGGAGGCTAGCTTCAGGGGTGGGGTCCAGGAACGACCAGGGTGGAGGCTGGCGGCAGGGGGGCGGAGCCGAGCCCCAGTGGAAtggtggggcgggggtggagcCGCGGGGCGGCGGTGGGGCGCTGCGGCAGAGGAGCGGGGCGGAGCCGAGCCGCCCAGTCACCAAGCCGCCCGCTGAGGGCGGAGCGAGCACCGCATAACTGGGACTCGGGTCTGATCGCGCAGTTCGCACGGCCTGGTCTGGGGCGGACCCAGGAGGGGAACCCCCCAGCCGCGATACCATGGGGCTGTGTTTTCCTTGTCCCACGGAGGCCGCGCCTCCTTCGCCGGACCTGGTAAGTAAGGCCGCCTCCCAGCGTCCCCGCGTCCGCCCGCCCGCGCCGTGCGCACCTGTTCCTGGAGGGGCACGCCGGAGGTCCCGAGCTGCGGCCCCAGGACGGGCCGTTGGAAGCGGCGGCACGGGCCGTGGAGCCCGTTGACGGGGACCTTGGTGGCGGAGATGGTGGCCGTGCTCCGAGGGACCTTGAGGTCCTGCCTGCCGGACCTGGGCTGCTGCCTCCGCGTCGGTGTCTTTCTAAAGGCGGCTCCAGCGTCTCTTTACCTTCAGCCGGGTGGCAGAATTGGCAGTTCGTAGGACGCAGGCGCACGTGGACTGTGCGATGTGGCGGCCATTCCTGGCGATGCGGTAGATGGAGTTAGGGTGCGAAAAGAAATCCTTCTTTCTCCGGGAACTGAAGTGTTTAATCTTGTCGGAGATGTGCATCTTCCTATTTGTACCAGCTGTTTAAAGAAGGTGATCAATAAAGTCTCGTATATTTCTGCGCTTTATTGGATATTGTATTAATGATTTACCTTTAGTCTTTAtcacttttaagtttttttaaagtattttatgtaGGACCGAGTGTACAGTTTGTAAAGTTGCCacgtttagcaaataaaaatatagggcgcccagttaaatttgaagtttcagataaacaagaaatacatttaaaagatacGTAGGTTTGTTCcgtgcaatatttgggacatacttgtACTAGAAAGTATTTGTTATTTATCTGGATAATTTCAGATTTAACTAGGTGGTTTGTGGTATAATACATTTATACTTTTTGTAGCTTTCTAATTTTTAACAGCATTTTTACCTTAATAATCCTTACAGGAAGTTGATAACGGAACACCTAAATTCCTCTCTTGTATCTGGCTAAAAATTCGTTGAAGGAAATGAGTTGTTTAGGGACGTACATTAACTCTTCAGCTATTTGATCATAAATACTAAAAATGACCTGGAAGTTGACATGAGAAAGTTCACCTTGTCTTTCTTGCTAGTGTTGCTTTTAAAtgttcttaattttgtttatctggcTACTGATAAAATACCAATGGGCCAGCATTTGTTaagcccttcctcccctcccccaccccagataACCACATTGCTCACTGCTTGAATGTCACTTTATCTTTGAGGCTTTTCTTCACCACCCTACATAAAGTAGATCCTCCACTCTACCATCCACCTTCCTACCATCCACTCTACCATCTACCTTCCATTTCTTATTGACCatacttttctttatatttccctAAAGCACTTACTTCAATCTGACAGATgtatatttatttgattatatGTGACTGTCCTCATTGGAATGTAAATTCCATGTGGGTGGAAACATTTATCTGTATTATTTCACTGCTGTATCTTCAGCACCTAGAAAAGTTCCTGAGGCATGATAgttgctcaataagtatttatccaatggatgaaatgaatgaatgaatgtattgtGGTAGGGAAAATGGGGGAATTATTAACACAGCTCCCAAGAGAATGCTACTTACTGtcatatatttacataatttataacattattatgaataatatagatatagaaaaataatattcacGGTTTCCCAACATGGAACAGTACATCTCATAAATTTCCTCTAGTCCTTCCTGTCCTACTCAATGAGATTCACTCACTTCATTCAGGAACTTCTTCCGAAAATACCAGCCTGCTTCAAACTttcaaactccttttttttttttttttttttttttgcggtacgcaggcctctcactgttgtggcctctcccgttgcggagcacaggctccggacacgcaggctcagcggtcatggctcacgagcccagccgctccgcggcatgtgggatcttcccggactggggcacgaacctgtgtcccctgcatgggcaggcggactctcaaccactgcaccaccagggaagacccaaacTCCTTTTTAATTGGCAGTACCAAACCGTGTATTTCCCTGCTTGTATTATTAAATGTCATTTGTTTTATTGCCCTGACTAGCTtgtaagctcttttttttttgaaaaagcaaatAGATTATTTTATAGGCCactttgtgtatgtatgtgtatgtgtttatgagatatataatgtaaatatatgATATAGATGTAGGTGTATGTCTCATCATGTGCTTATTTGAagggtttaaaaatttttttaatttttataaatttatttattttatttatttatttttggctgtgttgggtcttcgttgctgtgtgcgggctttctctagttgcggcaagcgggggctactcttcgttgaggtgtgcgggcttctcattgcggtggcttctcgttgcagagcacaggctctaggcacgcgggcttcagtagttgtggcatgcaggctcagtagttgtggcacacgggctttgttgctccacggcatgtgtgatattcctggaccagggcttgaacccatgtcccctgcatttgcaggcggattcttaaccatgtgccaccagggaagtccttgaaggTTTATTGATTGGGAGAATGAAATTCAGAAAGTTGAGTATTTTATGAATGTTATAAATAATGGCATTCTTAATAGGACATTTGGGGCCAGTACTATTTTTGTAAACTGTTATATTACCTATaagataaaagtataaaatatcaaggataatgtttggttttgttttaaatcatatttcttacacatttttcctaggaagaaaaaagagcaaagcttGCAGAGGCTGCAGAAAGAAGACAGAAGGAggtaagagtaaaaataaaattctaccttAGATaattaaatttgcattttgttCTCTATAGATGTCTATTACTAGTAGTATTCTCTAATGAAAATGGTATCTGATATcttagaaatttaaattaaaggaaaacattttcaaaatgatttctgtttctataaattgGTTTAGTGCATTTATGTCATTTAATGTATGAAAATTTCTCTACATGTCTTCTGATATGGAAGATGCCAAGGAGGAATCTTTAATAACATTCTTCCTTGAGATGAAATGACTGTGCCTTATAAAACACTGACAGATGTGAAGTAACTTTAGGGGAGAAATGTGTATGGTTGCAAAATACCCAATGAAGAAATCATATGTTTTATGTAAAGCTGTTGTAGAAATAGTCTAATTCTTTGTTACCAAAAATAGACCAACCCCAtcccctaccccccacctccaaagaaaaacctaaaagacaaaaaacaaacaaaaaacaccttttGGTAAcaggaaattaatttttgttctttttctatacTCCTTAATAATTTTCCTGAAGGCTGCATCTCGGGGCATTCTGAATGTTCAGTctgtggaagaaaagagaaagaaaaaggaaaaaatagaaaaagaaatggctGCATCTGGACCCCCACCAGAAGGTGGCCTTAGGGTAAGTATTAAAATTTACTTAAGGTTTAATTTACCTGGAATTTTTCAAAACTCCAGTAGCAATCTGTTCAATAATTTCATCGTGAAATGGATTGTCAGAAAATAGTGAATTAATTTAAAAGCATGAACAATATAGATTGGAAGAAGTGTCAGTTTATTTGGACATTCCAACATTCATTGGAAtagatttactttctttttcccaaaatgaaaatagacttTTCCTGTTTATCTCAACCCTATATCATAATACTTCATACTTATATGATTAATGGAAATCTTAAATGTGTAGAAAACTTAAGCAAAATGGAAGGacacaaagaagaaagtaaaaatcatcCAAATTCAGTGTCATTTTGACAGAcatcatttctaatctcatttcGTATGTCAATCTTAGAAAATTGGATTCTACTGTAAACTACTTCAAACTCTTTGAGTTTTTTTCACTAAATGATTTGAGATTTTTGAGCTTCCCATTGTCACTCATTATCATAGTTACCTTAATATTAATTTGGACAATAGGGTGTACACCGGTGAGTCTGACACATGCCCATCCCAATAGCAGCAGTTGTAGCTCTTGACACTAGAAATATAATGATGGACAAGTTAAACAACGTCCCTGAACTTGGGGATCTTTACAGTCTAGCAGGATTATAAAGGTTTTCTTTTACATGTTAAAGCTCAGGAAATGAATGGTTCAGATAttaagattttcttctttgttccatttttaaaggaaatgtattTCTCAA
This region of Mesoplodon densirostris isolate mMesDen1 chromosome 7, mMesDen1 primary haplotype, whole genome shotgun sequence genomic DNA includes:
- the SVIP gene encoding small VCP/p97-interacting protein: MGLCFPCPTEAAPPSPDLEEKRAKLAEAAERRQKEAASRGILNVQSVEEKRKKKEKIEKEMAASGPPPEGGLRWTVS